The proteins below are encoded in one region of Telopea speciosissima isolate NSW1024214 ecotype Mountain lineage chromosome 10, Tspe_v1, whole genome shotgun sequence:
- the LOC122643857 gene encoding ubiquitin C-terminal hydrolase 12-like has translation MTKKRLHWKAVRESFPGSEAVPRDVMLELKKVPPRSQGASRTDKFPSIFGGKGARGACQPDNRISPRGSSSGRRSVLDTYEGIAEIVCNKLGLDDPSKVKLSSYDCFHGMLYLRQIMYGAMKLSEMLVHDNQISNILYYEVLDNPLPELDSSRTLKFAFHSAVTDEVADFCETLPKYTKVGELLAKLKAKVKLSHPNARRRLLYVPNHQISVVFRQKDTIDYVSCYKGPLRVEEIPEEEENSGSCDCLIRVCHFDKHSLKCFENPFLFIIHKGETLAEIKVRLQKKLNVANKEFVKWTSAFFQFDIPEYLIDSDIVASYFKKSDRFAASSEYLGLVHSHRTHNRVHEANQSAKVSRYSRYSITTLVTMSPNLAELSYI, from the exons ATGACGAAGAAAAGACTGCATTGGAAGGCAGTTAGAGAGAGCTTTCCAGGCAGTGAAGCagtgcctagggatgtgatgcttgaactaAAGAAGGTTCCTCCAAGGAGCCAAGGGGCCTCTAGAACGGATAAATTCCCAAGCATCTTTGGAGGTAAAGGAGCCAGAGGAGCTTGTCAACCAGATAACAGAATCTCTCCTAGAGGGTCTTCTAGCGGTAGAAG GTCAGTGCTTGACACGTATGAGGGTATTGCTGAAATAGTTTGTAACAAACTTGGTTTGGATGATCCATCCAAAGTTAAGCTCTCATCCTATGATTGTTTCCATGGAATGCTATATTTGCGACAAATTATGTATGGGGCGATGAAATTATCAGAGATGCTGGTCCATGACAATCAG ATTTCAAATATCTTGTATTATGAAGTATTGGATAACCCTCTTCCAGAATTGGACAGTTCAAGAACTCTGAAGTTTGCTTTTCATTCAGCTGTGACGGATGAG GTGGCTGATTTTTGTGAAACGCTTCCAAAATACACTAAAGTAGGAGAATTATTAGCTAAACTTAAAGCTAAG GTTAAGCTGTCTCATCCCAATGCAAGACGCCGGTTACTTTATGTTCCCAATCACCAGATCTCTGTG GTCTTTCGTCAAAAAGATACGATAGACTACGTAAGTTGTTATAAGGGGCCGTTGCGAGTCGAGGAG attcctgaagaagaagaaaactctgGTTCTTGTGATTGCTTGATTCGTGTTTGCCACTTCGATAAACATAGCCTGAAG TGCtttgaaaatccttttctctttatCATTCACAAAGGCGAGACTTTAGCGGAAATTAAAGTACGTCTACAAAAGAAATTGAATGTTGCAAACAAAGAGTTTGTTAAg TGGACTTCTGCATTTTTTCAGTTTGATATTCCCGAGTATCTTATAGATTCTGACATTGTAGCCAGTTATTTTAAG AAAAGCGATAGATTTGCAGCTTCGTCGGAATATCTTGGATTGGTGCACTCTCACAGAACTCATAATAGGGTACATGAGGCCAATCAG AGTGCAAAAGTTAGCAGATACTCACGCTATTCCATCACCACACTTGTGACCATGTCTCCAAATCTTGCAGAACTCTCATACATCTGA